The Arachis ipaensis cultivar K30076 chromosome B03, Araip1.1, whole genome shotgun sequence region AATAATAGTTAGGCTTGTGGGCCCCAGACAGCCCAGTTGGCTTCACTTCCAACACGTGGCATGATAGACTTCCTTGATTGGGAGTCAACGAGGAAAGTGGCCCCACACATGATCCCCTCACTGTCAACCCTTGGCATTGCCTTCAGCTTCCTATTTGGATGCTCATAACTCATCAGTCCATGCCCACTGTGAAACATGCACCCTGCATGCATTCACCATTCCAAATACATACATTAATTATTGTTCCACACATGTATGTGCAAAGTAGAATACAACAACTCTTGATTTCAACATATTATACCAACCAGAGGGAAATGGTGCAAATGATTTAGCACAGCTTGCTTTAATAAGCTCCTTGCTATCAGAAATAACTACAGATCCATCAGCTGCAATGCCCCAGAAGAGTCCAATATCTCCATTTGAATCCTGCTCCAATAACATAAACAAACACATTATTTAATTTGTGTGCATTATAGATGGACATTCAGAAAATGGTGGGTCCTTACTGATGCAACAAAAATTGTTCCATTCTTGTCATCATATATGACAAATGCAAAACTGCCATCAAGCTCTTTGAGAACCTGATCAGCAGGGTATGGACCCCTATCACGTAGTGTCCTATAAGCTTCAATTGTAAACATGGCATCATTGCTTCCCTTTGATAGTCTATACTGTTTTATGAGCTGGCTTAGGTTGTTCAGACCTCCCATGAATGCACAGTATATATTGTCCAAACCACAAAACATTCTGTGTCACAAACCTTTCTATCAGAAATACAATCTCACTAGTCAATATAATATAATGTTCCTTTCTTTTTTGCTTTGATGTGTAAATAGCATTCTTAATAATATATGCATACACAGAGAACATAAATATTGGTCAGAAATTTTAGATCCAATCCATTCACAAAACGGGTTTCTTTCTTTTATAAATTTCGTTCACTAGTTTCTAACCATTTTGAATTTTGAGTGATAGGTGTATGCATACCCATGATGAACTGATGGCTTTTTTGATGGGGAATAAGCAAGAAGAGCATCATTTCCAAAATTCATGGAGAAAGCATTGGAAGGATCAGATGACAAGAAATGGTGAAGGATCTCATTGGGAAGCATAGAGTTTGTGGATGAATCCATTGAAGCAGGGCTGTTGAGCTCTTTTGGTGGATCAACCAAACTGCTTTTGAAAATAGCCAACATCCTTGCCTTCAACTGAggaatattattattatgattgtAATTAAAATTGTTAATATTAATACTACTTTTATTGTTAGTATCAGACTCCAACAATGTCACcacatttttctcttttttctttcctcTAAGGAGTGAATACACCTTCTCAATGAAATGCACCAATATCAACAAACCAATTAACTGCAGAAACAGAAAGTAGATCATGAGATATAATTATCTCagagatttattttaatttagacAATAATGAACAATGAAGTGTAAACATGAATAATGAAGAAACCAATAGTAAATGTAGAGAAAGGAGGAAGGAGAAAGAGTGAAAGGAAAAAGCATTACCAAAATGAGTAATCAAGATAGCTGCAGATAGAGAAGATACTAGAGAATGAGATTTAACGATGACACCTTTGAAAACGGAGAGTGAGAGTCATTCAATGGTGTTTAGTTTAATTATATATAGAGGGGCAGAGAGAGATTGTGTCAAGGTGGCAATTTTATCCAAATCAAGATAAATAAAGTAAATACATTATAATTAGAAGATCCAAGATAGAAAATGTTGCCGAAAATGGATATGCTTAGTTGCTTATAATAGAAAAGCCATAGTAGTAACTTAACTTTGTTCTACTTGAACCAatcaaaagagaagaagaaaaagaaagaaatagtaTGCATGTCTCTACAGATTTATTTTGTTGAGTTCTTTTATTTGGGGGGAAAAATGCTTGTAAATCTctttattttgaaataattagCTGTCATTTTGAataatattttgagtttaataCTATTGTCATTTTCACATTTTAATATAGTGTGCACGGGTATAATATATTCTACACAATTTTGAAGTTTAAACAATGaagtatttatattttatattgtaTAAACTAAAATTGGGGAGTGTAACTAAATAATGATCATTTTGAACAATATGaataaccaccaatcaaataaaaatacactatatcataatttaatgctactaattaaatttaagattaatttactcttttaaccctattaattcacattgttcacacattgttcaaaaatgttggttacctatactttttcattaaaattttgtcAATTAGTATTTTAAAGATATTCTTTAAAGACCTAAAGTTAAAATATATTGCttaagaaatttttttaatatatacatatatatattaaaaacattctttatattttttttacttgtgAAAAGTAGTGTTGATATCCTTACCTAACAAATAAAAGTCAGACCCAACAAAACAAAAAGGCTCATTCAAAAGGGTGGTCTTTACAACACGTCTGACTTTTTTAAAGAGGTCGGACACGAATTTAATGAGACAAAATTCTACCTACCCAAGGCAGATAACTACCTCCAAAAATCTCTCCTACTGTCTCTATCTTTTCTAAAAGATAGATCCTAACAAACTCTCAAGATAAAGAGAACAGTTATCCATCCGAAAAGATGGAATTACTCCAACAAAAGTggttatctattctattataaatacactgacacccctcaggtataggACACGTTTTACTCTACTAAAAAACCTGTTCAAAACCcctgctaacttaagcatcgaagtctcttacaggtaccacccccacctcctcacgaggaacttgGACAGGCAGCACCTCGGCACCAAAGAAGTCGGACGCTGCCATAGCAAGGaatctggacctcacgttcagacTCAAATCactgtttcaggtaaccctcggaacaagtagtaaaattctaaataaaaataaataaattaagatttAACTAATAAATAACTTTTCAGAAATTAATATAACTAGTAGTAGTAGTTGTTGTTGCTAGAAGTCACCAAAAAAGGTTGTTGCTAGATACAAAAGTGATTGTTTAATCCAATCCAactatgctttttctttttagcTAACCCTTCTTTCACAACTCTGAAAAATAAATGGAGTTTCTAAAAATCTGTGGCCCAATTCAAAGATCTTGCAATTCCTTTTAGAAAAACTGAAATCTTATAACAAAAACAAAGGGAAACTGAAATCTTTGTAAAAAGGATAAGTAGCTAAGTACCNNNNNNNNNNNNNNNNNNNNNNNNNNNNNNNNNNNNNNNNNNNNNNNNNNNNNNNNNNNNNGTTCTATTCTATATTTCTTATAAAATTATTCTCCGCATCCAAATAATTTTAGCATCCAAGTTTATCTAAATAATTTAGAGGCACCGcgcttcttcttattcttctccttcttctttactttcttctttttcgcgTTCCTCCTCCTTCACGTGTTTTCTTCTTATTGccatttttttattgttgttgttgctgtatttttttttctttttctccttctctctaGTGAATAAATAGTAGAAGGTGACGAggaagaattttaaattatgcagaacaaaaatgaatcgaaattatattcagaaatgaactgaaattacagttcattttttaatataatttcggttcatttctacaattcaaaactcttcctcctcacctACTCCTTCTTCACTagggagagaaggaagaaaagaaaaaaaatacagcagcaacaacaacaacaaaagaatgacgataagaaaaaaacacgtgaagaaaaagaaatgtgaaaaaaagaaggagaaagaggagaAATGCGAAGAAGAGGGCGAAGAAGAAGAAACTCCGTGCGTAAACGAgtatgagaagaagaaaaaaaaaaaagaaacgagCAAGGAAgaaaatacagcagcaacaacaacaacaaaagaatgacgataagaaaaaaacacgtgaagaaaaagaaatgtgaaaaaaagaaggagaaagaggagaAATGCGAAGAAGAGGGCGAAGAAGAAGAAACTCCGTGCGCTCCGTGCGTAGTATTATGTGGCAACCACCAAATTCGTTTTCAATGGACCTATTGTTTTCACTTGTCCCTATCATTACTCACCACCAAacattattttctcttttctcttctctttcatcccCACTTACAAGTATTCACAGTCTCTTCTTTCCTAATAACACCAAACATAgttaattctatttatttttgtACTACCTACCATAGGTACTGCATTATAACTAGTTTCTTTACATTgactatttaattttttttttaattttattgcacTTTGTTTCGATGATTCGCCTATGCTAGCTGTACATATAAGTATGTCTTAGTGTAAGAATATATAATTGTTTGAAGCAACCGATATTCTTCCTTTTCTACCTACTAGAATATAAAATTCTATCTAATAGCGATCATAACTTATTAATTATAGAAATCAAAAGACTACATTGTTGTctacattaaaaatattattatcataatgATTTGTAATAAACGGGTAAGAAGAGAATGAAAATAATTGCAATCTTANNNNNNNNNNNNNNNNNNNNNNNNNNNNNNNNNNNNNNNNNNNNNNNNNNNNNNNNNNNNNNNNNNNNNNNNNNNNNNNNNNNNNNNNNNNNNNNNNNNNNNNNNNNNNNNNNNNNNNNNNNNNNNNNNNNNNNNNNNNNNNNNNNNNNNNNNNNNNNNNNNNNNNNNNNNNNNNNNNNNNNNNNNNNNNNNNNNNNNNNNNNNNNNNNNNNNNNNNNNNNNNNNNNNNNNNNNNNNNNNNNNNNNNNNNNNNNNNNNNNNNNNNNNNNNNNNNNNNNNNNNNNNNNNNNNNNNNNNNNNNNNNNNNNNNNNNNNNNNNNNNNNNNNNNNNNNNNNNNNNNNNNNNNNNNNNNNNNNNNNNNNNNNNNNNNNNNNNNNNNNNNNNNNNNNNNNNNNNNNNNNNNNNNNNNNNNNNNNNNNNNNNNNNNNNNNNNNNNNNNNNNNNNNNNNNNNNNNNNNNNNNNNNNNNNNNNNNNNNNNNNNNNNNNNNNNNNNNNNNNNNNNNNNNNNNNNNNNNNNNNNNNNNNNNNNNNNNNNNNNNNNNNNNNNNNNNNNNNNNNNNNNNNNNNNNNNNNNNNNNNNNNNNNNNNNNNNNNNNNNNNNNNNNNNNNNNNNNNNNNNNNNNNNNNNNNNNNNNNNNNNNNNNNNNNNNNNNNNNNNNNNNNNNNNNNNNNNNNNNNNNNNNNNNNNNNNNNNNNNNNNNNNNNNNNNNNNNNNNNNNNNNNNNNNNNNNNNNNNNNNNNNNNNNNNNNNNNNNNNNNNNNNNNNNNNNNNNNNNNNNNNNNNNNNNNNNNNNNNNNNNNNNNNNNNNNNNNNNNNNNNNNNNNNNNNNNNNNNNNNNNNNNNNNNNNNNNNNNNNNNNNNNNNNNNNNNNNNNNNNNNNNNNNNNNNNNNNNNNNNNNNNNNNNNNNNNNNNNNNNNNNNNNNNNNNNNNNNNNNNNNNNNNNNNNNNNNNNNNNNNNNNNNNNNNNNNNNNNNNNNNNNNNNNNNNNNNNNNNNNNNNNNNNNNNNNNNNNNNNNNNNNNNNNNNNNNNNNNNNNNNNNNNNNNNNNNNNNNNNNNNNNNNNNNNNNNNNNNNNNNNNNNNNNNNNNNNNNNNNNNNNNNNNNNNNNNNNNNNNNNNNNNNNNNNNNNNNNNNNNNNNNNNNNNNNNNNNNNNNNNNNNNNNNNNNNNNNNNNNNNNNNNNNNNNNNNNNNNNNNNNNNNNNNNNNNNNNNNNNNNNNNNNNNNNNNNNNNNNNNNNNNNNNNNNNNNNNNNNNNNNNNNNNNNNNNNNNNNNNNNNNNNNNNNNNNNNNNNNNNNNNNNNNNNNNNNNNNNNNNNNNNNNNNNNNNNNNNNNNNNNNNNNNNNNNNNNNNNNNNNNNNNNNNNNNNNNNNNNNNNNNNNNNNNNNNNNNNNN contains the following coding sequences:
- the LOC107634638 gene encoding stem-specific protein TSJT1-like; the encoded protein is MLAIFKSSLVDPPKELNSPASMDSSTNSMLPNEILHHFLSSDPSNAFSMNFGNDALLAYSPSKKPSVHHGMFCGLDNIYCAFMGGLNNLSQLIKQYRLSKGSNDAMFTIEAYRTLRDRGPYPADQVLKELDGSFAFVIYDDKNGTIFVASDSNGDIGLFWGIAADGSVVISDSKELIKASCAKSFAPFPSGCMFHSGHGLMSYEHPNRKLKAMPRVDSEGIMCGATFLVDSQSRKSIMPRVGSEANWAVWGPQA